A DNA window from Hordeum vulgare subsp. vulgare chromosome 1H, MorexV3_pseudomolecules_assembly, whole genome shotgun sequence contains the following coding sequences:
- the LOC123443590 gene encoding uncharacterized protein LOC123443590 encodes MEVATKWDRRCLNTSRDTDYDSFDRHPVSADAEISALRAELMQAHNRIHELEADSRSAKKKLDHMLRSLSEEKASWRSREHDKVRDMFDGVKEGLNRERKNRQRAEIMNSKLASELSELKLVAKRCLQDYEKERKARELMEEVCDELAKEIAEDKAEVEALKSESMKMRDELEEERKMLQMAEVWREERVQMKLVDAKLTLDSKYSQLSDLQSEVEAFLSSHGGNTADKEMVRDAERLRAAICSMKFHDIKEFSYKPPPASEDIFAVFEELRQREDTDEKEIGQCNGDTPTSHATKIHAVSPETDIFLEKPSKRYPHQPCARNEEEDDSGWETVSHVDERGSSNSPGGSEPSVNGFCGGNGASVSGTDCDDNSENCRSISGVSEVCSTTAEKYRKRGPSFARLWRSSNDNGRKKTGSELLNGMLSSGRMSNSALSPTLKGSEVCTVSPSVGEWSPELVNPHVVRAMKGRIEWPQGAQKQNLKSKPLERIDGRKVQLRQALKQKI; translated from the coding sequence ATGGAGGTGGCAACCAAGTGGGACCGTCGTTGCTTGAACACATCGAGGGACACTGATTATGATTCGTTTGATCGTCATCCAGTGAGTGCCGATGCAGAAATCTCTGCACTAAGAGCGGAGCTTATGCAGGCTCACAATCGGATTCATGAACTTGAAGCTGATAGTCGGTCTGCAAAGAAGAAGCTTGATCACATGTTAAGGAGCCTTTCCGAGGAGAAGGCTTCCTGGAGGAGCAGGGAGCATGATAAGGTTCGGGACATGTTTGATGGTGTTAAAGAGGGTCTGAACCGGGAGAGGAAGAACCGACAAAGGGCAGAAATTATGAATTCCAAGTTGGCCAGTGAACTATCTGAGTTGAAGTTGGTGGCAAAGCGATGCTTGCAAGATTATGAAAAGGAGAGGAAGGCCAGGGAGCTTATGGAGGAGGTGTGTGATGAATTAGCAAAGGAGATCGCAGAAGACAAAGCTGAGGTTGAGGCTCTCAAGAGTGAATCTATGAAGATGAGAGATgagctggaggaagaaaggaagatGCTCCAGATGGCAGAGGTTTGGCGTGAAGAGAGGGTTCAGATGAAGCTCGTTGATGCAAAGCTGACACTAGACAGCAAGTATTCACAGCTGAGCGACCTTCAGTCTGAGGTTGAGGCTTTCCTCAGTTCCCACGGGGGCAATACTGCAGATAAAGAAATGGTAAGAGATGCAGAAAGGCTAAGGGCAGCAATTTGCTCTATGAAGTTCCATGATATTAAGGAGTTCTCTTACAAACCACCACCTGCTTCAGAGGACATTTTTGCTGTATTTGAGGAGCTCAGGCAGAGGGAAGACACCGATGAGAAGGAGATTGGGCAGTGTAATGGAGACACCCCTACCAGTCATGCAACAAAGATCCACGCAGTGAGTCCTGAAACTGACATCTTCCTGGAGAAACCATCAAAGAGGTATCCCCATCAACCCTGTGCCAGAAATGAAGAGGAAGATGACAGCGGATGGGAGACTGTTAGCCATGTTGATGAGCGTGGCTCGAGCAACTCGCCAGGTGGGAGTGAACCGTCAGTGAACGGCTTCTGTGGAGGAAATGGCGCATCAGTGAGCGGAACGGACTGCGATGACAACTCCGAAAACTGCAGGTCCATTAGTGGGGTCAGTGAAGTATGTTCAACGACAGCAGAGAAGTACCGCAAGAGAGGGCCCTCTTTCGCCAGACTCTGGAGATCATCAAACGACAACGGACGTAAGAAAACAGGGTCAGAGTTGCTGAACGGGATGCTCTCGAGCGGCAGAATGTCGAACTCCGCCCTTTCGCCCACCCTGAAGGGCAGCGAGGTGTGCACGGTTTCCCCGAGCGTTGGCGAGTGGAGCCCGGAGCTGGTGAACCCCCACGTCGTCCGTGCGATGAAAGGTCGCATAGAATGGCCCCAGGGCGCGCAGAAGCAGAACCTGAAGTCCAAGCCTCTGGAGAGAATCGACGGCCGCAAGGTCCAGCTGCGCCAAGCGTTGAAGCAGAAGATATAG
- the LOC123443594 gene encoding protein translation factor SUI1 homolog, which produces MSDLDVTLPSAFDPFAEANAEDAGAGPGAKDYVHVRIQQRNGRKSLTTVQGLKKEFSYNKILKDLKKEFCCNGTVVQDPELGQVIQLQGDQRKNVATFLVQAGIAKKELIKIHGF; this is translated from the exons ATGTCTGATCTCGACGTTACGCTTCCATCTGCCTTCG ATCCTTTTGCTGAGGCAAATGCTGAGGATGCTGGTGCAGGCCCCGGCGCAAAAGATTATGTGCATGTGCGCATCCAGCAGCGCAACGGCAGGAAGAGTCTGACTACTGTTCAGGGCCTAAAGAAAGAGTTCAGCTACAACAAGATCCTCAAGGATCTCAAGAAGGAATTCTGCTGCAATGGCACAGTAGTCCAGGATCCCGAGCTAGGCCAG GTCATTCAGCTTCAGGGTGATCAGCGTAAGAATGTTGCTACTTTCCTAGTCCAG GCCGGGATTGCGAAGAAGGAGCTCATCAAGATCCACGGCTTCTAA